One part of the Anaerolineales bacterium genome encodes these proteins:
- the rpmF gene encoding 50S ribosomal protein L32: MTPLPKRKVSKGRRDRRRAHDALQARNTVTCSNCGQMRLPHQVCANCGYYKGREVVKVERE, from the coding sequence ATGACACCGCTTCCAAAACGCAAAGTTTCCAAGGGCCGCCGCGACCGCCGCCGCGCCCATGACGCGCTGCAGGCCCGCAACACGGTCACCTGCTCCAACTGCGGCCAGATGCGCCTGCCCCACCAGGTATGCGCCAACTGCGGCTACTACAAGGGCCGCGAGGTCGTAAAGGTCGAACGCGAGTAA
- a CDS encoding cation transporter, whose amino-acid sequence MNSQRLQLTRYAWLSIAAAVVTIGLKTAAWRVTGSVGLLSDALESLVNLAGAVMALGMLTLAAAPPDEEHAYGHTKAEYFSSVIEGVLILLAAGSIAYSAIQGLINPKPIEAIGLGLAVSVLASLINLGVAQVLRRAARKHNSASLEANAQHLMTDVWTSAGVLAAVGLVALSGWQVLDPIVALAVAANITYSGVKIVRTSAAGLLDAALPPQELAAVQAAIQGQLPQGVQYHALRTRQSGARSFVSLHVLVPGGWTVARGHRLLERVEAAVRSALTGDVTVFTHLESIGDVASYEDEGLDR is encoded by the coding sequence ATGAATTCACAGCGCCTTCAACTCACCCGCTACGCGTGGCTGTCGATTGCCGCGGCGGTGGTCACCATTGGACTGAAAACGGCGGCCTGGCGGGTGACCGGCTCGGTAGGCCTGCTGTCTGACGCGCTCGAATCGCTGGTGAACCTGGCCGGCGCAGTGATGGCGCTGGGCATGCTGACGCTGGCCGCCGCCCCTCCCGACGAAGAGCACGCCTACGGCCATACCAAAGCCGAGTATTTCTCCAGCGTCATTGAAGGCGTGCTAATCCTCCTGGCGGCGGGCAGCATTGCTTACAGCGCCATCCAGGGGCTAATCAACCCAAAACCCATCGAAGCCATCGGCCTTGGGTTAGCGGTCTCGGTGCTGGCGTCTTTGATCAACCTAGGCGTGGCGCAAGTGCTACGGCGGGCGGCCCGCAAGCACAATTCGGCCAGCCTGGAAGCCAATGCACAGCACCTGATGACGGATGTATGGACCTCGGCGGGTGTATTGGCCGCGGTGGGCCTGGTGGCGCTAAGCGGCTGGCAGGTGCTAGACCCGATCGTGGCGCTGGCGGTGGCGGCCAATATCACCTACAGCGGCGTCAAGATCGTGCGCACATCGGCCGCCGGCCTGCTGGACGCGGCCCTTCCGCCCCAGGAGCTGGCGGCGGTGCAGGCCGCCATCCAGGGCCAGCTGCCGCAAGGCGTGCAGTATCACGCCTTGCGCACACGCCAGTCAGGGGCGCGCAGCTTCGTATCGCTGCATGTGCTGGTGCCGGGCGGCTGGACTGTGGCCCGCGGCCACCGCCTGCTGGAGCGGGTGGAGGCGGCGGTGCGGTCAGCACTAACCGGCGACGTCACCGTGTTCACTCACCTGGAGTCGATCGGCGACGTGGCGAGCTACGAGGACGAGGGGCTGGATAGGTGA
- a CDS encoding SRPBCC family protein — MNGFEFTEHIARPPKEVFALISNPANGSKFVDNIKECKKLTDGPIGVGTRFRETRLMNGKEASADLLVSAYESPAHFGISTEAEGIKVEYHYHLSPEDGGTRLRWVCELEASGLRKMMLPMVAGIMKKEDGDHLQKLKAHLETE; from the coding sequence ATGAACGGTTTCGAATTCACTGAGCATATTGCCCGCCCGCCAAAAGAGGTCTTCGCCCTGATCTCCAACCCGGCCAATGGCAGCAAGTTTGTCGACAACATCAAGGAATGCAAGAAACTGACCGACGGCCCGATCGGCGTTGGCACCCGCTTTCGGGAGACCCGCCTGATGAACGGCAAAGAGGCCAGCGCCGACCTGCTGGTTTCGGCCTATGAGTCCCCGGCGCACTTCGGCATCAGCACTGAGGCCGAAGGCATCAAGGTGGAGTACCACTATCACCTCTCGCCAGAGGACGGCGGCACGCGGCTTCGCTGGGTCTGCGAGCTGGAGGCCAGCGGGCTGCGTAAGATGATGCTGCCCATGGTGGCTGGCATCATGAAAAAGGAAGACGGCGACCATTTGCAGAAGCTCAAAGCCCACCTGGAAACTGAATAG
- a CDS encoding AraC family transcriptional regulator has product MLVHIEEHLDELLSLDCLAALAGFSPHHFHRVFQHIVGEAPKEYVRRLRLERAVYRLKVSPDNVLQIALEAGFKTHETFTRAFVRQFDIHPSQFREVLKEYRACADELMTQHAYDGFTAETPLALRFNMQKEALSVERLPAQHLIFIRYKGYETLLEDSQAFFDLWAPLFEFADRHGLAYAREKLIGITHDDPYVSSEANIRFDACLPVEAPLAAGIAAGQYPLGCRVLQPGLCVARRHFGGMEEIAKTFTYIGVEWLPGEQYCLQAAPPFEIYTCAQVNGHLERLYTDAYVPLEPIKTKVKRKQ; this is encoded by the coding sequence GTGCTGGTGCATATTGAGGAGCATCTGGACGAACTGCTGTCGCTCGACTGCCTGGCTGCTCTAGCTGGCTTCTCGCCGCACCACTTCCACCGCGTCTTTCAGCATATCGTGGGGGAGGCGCCCAAGGAGTATGTGCGTCGCTTGCGTCTGGAGCGTGCCGTGTACCGGCTCAAGGTCAGCCCAGATAATGTGTTGCAGATCGCGCTGGAGGCCGGGTTCAAAACCCACGAGACTTTCACCCGGGCCTTCGTACGCCAGTTTGATATCCATCCGTCCCAGTTTCGTGAGGTATTGAAGGAATATCGCGCCTGCGCCGATGAACTGATGACCCAGCATGCCTATGATGGTTTCACTGCTGAGACCCCGCTGGCGCTGCGTTTCAATATGCAAAAGGAAGCCCTCAGCGTGGAAAGACTGCCCGCTCAGCATTTGATCTTCATCCGCTACAAAGGCTACGAGACCCTGCTCGAAGACTCTCAGGCCTTCTTTGATCTCTGGGCGCCGCTGTTTGAATTTGCAGACCGGCATGGCCTCGCCTACGCACGGGAAAAGCTGATCGGCATCACGCACGATGATCCTTACGTCAGCAGCGAAGCCAACATCCGCTTCGACGCCTGCCTGCCAGTCGAGGCTCCGCTTGCCGCAGGCATAGCTGCCGGTCAGTATCCGCTCGGGTGCCGCGTCCTGCAGCCTGGGCTGTGCGTGGCCCGCCGCCACTTCGGCGGCATGGAAGAGATCGCCAAGACCTTTACCTACATCGGGGTTGAGTGGCTGCCCGGCGAGCAGTACTGCCTGCAGGCCGCGCCGCCGTTTGAGATCTACACCTGCGCGCAGGTGAATGGTCATTTGGAGCGGTTGTATACGGACGCGTATGTCCCGCTCGAACCAATCAAAACGAAAGTTAAGAGGAAACAATGA